Part of the Kushneria marisflavi genome, AGCGTAGTGCCTTCCTGTCGTCGTTCTTTACGCTGGTAGGTACGCACGGTCTGCACGTCACTTCCGGGTGTATCTGGGCCATCGTTTTGTTGATTCAGATTGCCACCAGGGGTCTGACCGACATGAACCGATCGCGTCTGATGTGTCTGAGCCTGTTCTGGCACTTCCTGCACATCATCTGGATTTGTGTATTCACCATCGTCTATCTGATGGGGGCCATTTAATGTCCAATCAGCATCAATCACCGGAAAGTCACGATCATGGCAGCGTCAAGTCCTATACCACGGGCCTGATTCTTTCCATCATCCTGACCATTATTCCCTTTGGTCTGGTCATGACCGGCGCACTATCGGGTATGACAACGCTTGCGATCATCATGATCATGGCGGTCGTACAGATCGTGGTGCAGGTCATGTACTTCCTTCATCTCAATGAAGACTCAGGGCCACGCTGGAACATGATCTCGCTCTGGTTCACGATTCTGATCGTGGCCATCGTGGTAGTGGGCTCGCTGTGGATCATGTTCCATCTCAACCATAATCTGATGGTAGGGATGTAAGAAGTCTGACCCGATGCTCAAAAGATATCTCCTGCTAACGAAGCCGGGCATTGTCTTCGGCAATCTGATCTCGGTAACAGGGGGATTCTTTCTGGCCTCGAAAGGAAGCATCGACCTGCTGTTGTTTTTCGCCACCGTTATCGGGGTGTCGCTGGTCGTTGCTTCCGGTTGTGTGTTCAACAATGTCATTGATCGTGACATTGACGAATACATGGCGCGCACGCAAAAGCGTGCGCTTGTCGAAGGCACGATCGATGTTCGCTCTGCGCTGATCATGGCCTGCCTGCTGGGTACAGCAGGCTTTTTACTTTTATTGATGGTGGCTAATCCGCTGTCTGCGGGTGTGGCCCTGTTCGGCTTTGCCATCTATGTTGGCGCCTACAGCCTCTGGCTCAAGCGTCACTCGGTCCATGGCACGCTGATTGGTAGCCTGTCCGGTGCGGCACCGCCAGTCATCGGATACTGTGCCGTCAGCAATCAGTTTGACCTGGGGGCATGGCTGGTACTGCTGATTTTCAGCCTCTGGCAGATGCCGCATTCGTATGCGATTGCCATTTTCAGGCTGGAAGACTATCGGGCCGCTTCCATTCCCGTGCTCTCTGTTGCGAAGGGGGTGACGACGGCCAAACGCCAGACAGTTGCCTATATTGTGGCCTTTGGGGTGGCCGCCACGCTTTTGACGTTTACGGGGTATACCGGCTACGTCTATCTGGTGGTGATGACCGTCATGACGCTCTACTGGCTTTATATCGCCGTTGCTCGTTATCACCAGGGGGATGATGGCCGTTGGGCCCGTCAGCTCTTTGGTATCTCAATACTGGTCGTCACGGTATTGAGTGCGGTGATGGCCATCGACTATCAGAAGTCTGCACCGGAAACCACAACGGCGCAGCGTGATCTGCCGGTGTCTCTCAACGTTTAGTCCATTCAATGCTGTATTGACGTCCTCGTCGATCAGCATTGTCTTTTCCATCCTCCCTGATGCCATTCCCCTGCCTTGCTGCGGTGCTGTAGCCATGCGACATGATGTCCCGAGGCTTTCACTTTTCCGCTTGAATGCTCTAACTTCATAGTTTCCGTGACTATCCAGAACCCAAAGCAGGAGAGCCAAGCCAATGCTGGGGTTTGAAGCTTTAGACCTGGCGAGATTTCAGTTCGCCTTTACCGTTTCCTTTCATATCCTTTTTCCCGCTTTTTCGATCGGTCTGGCAAGCTACCTGATGGTGCTGGAAGGACTGTGGTTAAAAACAGGAAATGAGATTTACCATAATCTGTACCGTTTCTGGGTGCGTATTTTTGCTGTGGTTTTCGGGCTGGGGGTGGTCTCCGGCGTGGTCATGGCTTATCAGTTCGGCACCAACTGGAGTGGCTTTGCCGAAAGGGCGGGGGACATCACCGGGGTGCTGTTGACCTATGAGGTGTTGACGGCCTTCTTCATGGAAGCCGGCTTCCTCGGAATCATGTTGTTTGGTGAAGGACGGGTCAGCAAGCGACTGCACTTCTCGGCGACCTGCCTTGTGGCTATCGGTACGCTGATTTCCATGACCTGGATTCTGATGTCCAACAGCTGGATGCAGACTCCTGCCGGATATGAGGTCATTGATGGACGCTTCGAGCCTGCGAACTGGCTTGAAATCATGTTCAACCCCTCCTTTCCCTATCGCATCGTCCATATGGGGCTGGCTGCCTTTATCTCGGTCGGTTTCGTTGTGGGTGGGGTTGGTGCCTATCACCTGCTGCGCGATCGCCGTGATCAGGCGGCGCGCAAGATGTTCTCCATGGCCATGTGGGCCATTCTGGTAGCGCTGCCGGTGCAGATCATTGCCGGTGACATGCATGGCCTCAACACGCTGGAACACCAGCCCGCCAAGGTGGCGGCGATGGAGGGGCACTGGGAAAACGAGCCGGATGAGAAAGGGATGCCGCTGGTACTGTTCGCCCTGCCAAGCATGGATGATGGTGCCAACCACTTTGAGCTGAAGGTCCCCTATGCCAGCAGCCTGATCCTGACCCATACCCTTGATGGCAAGATTCAGGGGCTCAAGGACTGGCCGCGTGATGAATGGCCTGATGTGCCACTGGTGTTCTGGAGTTTCAGAATCATGGTAGGTCTGGGCATGTTGATGCTCGGGATGGGGGTTGTCGGTCTCTTCCTGCGCTGGAGAGGACAGCTCTACGAGGCGCGCTGGTTCCAGCGGATTGCGCTGTTTACGACCCCCGTAGGATTTATCGCCCTGCTGGCTGGCTGGATTACGACAGAGGCCGGTCGTCAGCCCTGGGTGGTCTACGGCATGCTGCGCACCGAGGATGCTGTTTCGACGCATAGTGTGGCCAGCATGATGACAACGCTGGTCGGTTTCATGGTGGTCTATGCCATTATCTTTGGCATCGGGATCTACTACATGCTGAGACTGATCAAATCCGAGCCGATGAATATGGTGCCTTCCGGTGGTCCGGGCCATGAACGTCAGCCCAAGCGGCCAATGTCGGCAGCCGACGGCAGTTTCGAAGAGCAAAATTGATTGGGAGCCATGAGCAATGACAATTGACCTGCCAGTCATCTGGTATCTGCTGATCGGTTTTGCCGTCGCCATGTACGTCATGATGGATGGCTTCAGTCTTGGTGTTGGGATCCTGTTTCCCTTCATCAAGGGTGATGAAAATCGCGATGTCATGATGAATACCGTGGCACCGGTGTGGGATGGCAACCAGACCTGGATGATTCTTGGGGGCGCCGGTCTTTATGGTGCCTTCCCGCTGGCCTACGCGGTGATTCTGCCGGCCATGTATCTTCCCCTGATCCTGATGCTGTTGGCGTTGATCTTCAGGGGAATTGCCTTTGAGTTTCGCTTCAAGTCCAACCGCTCTCGCAAGTGGTTTGACCTTGCCTTCAGTGGTGGCGCCATGGTGGCAACCTTTAGTCAGGGCGTTGTGCTAGGGGGGATCGTCAATGGTTTGTCGGTGTCGGAGCGTGCCTATCAGGGTGGAACCTTTGACTGGTTCTCGCCATTTGCCCTGTTTACCGGGTTGGCGCTCATGGCCGGGTATGCGCTGCTGGGCGCCGGTTGGCTGATCATGAAGACGGAAGGCGATCTACAGAATCGGTTTTACCAGCTGGCCCGTCCGCTGACACTGCTGCTGGTGGCTTCCATGATCGTGATCAGCGTCTGGACGCCGCTTTCCAATGGACGTATCGCCGAGCGCTGGTTTACGTTCCCCAATATTGCATGGTTTGCTCCGGTGCCGATTCTGGTCGCGTTGCTCTCCTGGAGTATCTGGAACGGTGTCACGCACTCCCATGAGCGTCGGCTTTTCTTCAAGGTGCTGGGCCTGTTTTTCCTTGGGCTCTCGGGACTGGTCATCAGTTTCTTCCCCTTGATCATTCCGCCGAACATTACCCTCTGGGATGCGGCTTCGGCGCGCGCCAGCCAGTCGTTTCTGATCGTGGGGTATGTGATTCTGGTGCCTATCGTGCTCGCCTATACGGCATACAGCTACTATGTCTTTCGAGGCAAGGTGCGCCATGGCGAGGGATATCACTGAGATCAAATCGCGCGTTCGGAGATTACAAAGGGTACCCAAAGGGGTACCCTTTTTGTTTTCGTGCCTTGCACAGGGTTTTAAAGAACAATGCCGTCGTGCAGGCGGATACAAGGGTTTCAGGATATGAACGCAATTCCATGAGTGTCAGCGATCTGATCAGACTGATGAGCGATGGTGCCTTCCATTCAGGTGAGGCGCTGGGCAAGGAAATCGGGGTGTCGCGGACAGCGGTGTGGAAACAGCTGCGCAAGCTCGAGGGGCTGGGGTTGTCTG contains:
- a CDS encoding cytochrome ubiquinol oxidase subunit I, producing the protein MLGFEALDLARFQFAFTVSFHILFPAFSIGLASYLMVLEGLWLKTGNEIYHNLYRFWVRIFAVVFGLGVVSGVVMAYQFGTNWSGFAERAGDITGVLLTYEVLTAFFMEAGFLGIMLFGEGRVSKRLHFSATCLVAIGTLISMTWILMSNSWMQTPAGYEVIDGRFEPANWLEIMFNPSFPYRIVHMGLAAFISVGFVVGGVGAYHLLRDRRDQAARKMFSMAMWAILVALPVQIIAGDMHGLNTLEHQPAKVAAMEGHWENEPDEKGMPLVLFALPSMDDGANHFELKVPYASSLILTHTLDGKIQGLKDWPRDEWPDVPLVFWSFRIMVGLGMLMLGMGVVGLFLRWRGQLYEARWFQRIALFTTPVGFIALLAGWITTEAGRQPWVVYGMLRTEDAVSTHSVASMMTTLVGFMVVYAIIFGIGIYYMLRLIKSEPMNMVPSGGPGHERQPKRPMSAADGSFEEQN
- the cyoD gene encoding cytochrome o ubiquinol oxidase subunit IV, encoding MSNQHQSPESHDHGSVKSYTTGLILSIILTIIPFGLVMTGALSGMTTLAIIMIMAVVQIVVQVMYFLHLNEDSGPRWNMISLWFTILIVAIVVVGSLWIMFHLNHNLMVGM
- the cyoE gene encoding heme o synthase, producing MLKRYLLLTKPGIVFGNLISVTGGFFLASKGSIDLLLFFATVIGVSLVVASGCVFNNVIDRDIDEYMARTQKRALVEGTIDVRSALIMACLLGTAGFLLLLMVANPLSAGVALFGFAIYVGAYSLWLKRHSVHGTLIGSLSGAAPPVIGYCAVSNQFDLGAWLVLLIFSLWQMPHSYAIAIFRLEDYRAASIPVLSVAKGVTTAKRQTVAYIVAFGVAATLLTFTGYTGYVYLVVMTVMTLYWLYIAVARYHQGDDGRWARQLFGISILVVTVLSAVMAIDYQKSAPETTTAQRDLPVSLNV
- the cydB gene encoding cytochrome d ubiquinol oxidase subunit II is translated as MTIDLPVIWYLLIGFAVAMYVMMDGFSLGVGILFPFIKGDENRDVMMNTVAPVWDGNQTWMILGGAGLYGAFPLAYAVILPAMYLPLILMLLALIFRGIAFEFRFKSNRSRKWFDLAFSGGAMVATFSQGVVLGGIVNGLSVSERAYQGGTFDWFSPFALFTGLALMAGYALLGAGWLIMKTEGDLQNRFYQLARPLTLLLVASMIVISVWTPLSNGRIAERWFTFPNIAWFAPVPILVALLSWSIWNGVTHSHERRLFFKVLGLFFLGLSGLVISFFPLIIPPNITLWDAASARASQSFLIVGYVILVPIVLAYTAYSYYVFRGKVRHGEGYH